A single Streptomyces mirabilis DNA region contains:
- a CDS encoding ABC transporter ATP-binding protein yields MTIPAQAQDEGGATLTKDAAPGDVLLKVTGLQKHFPIRKGLLQRQVGAVRAVDGLDFEVRSGETLGVVGESGCGKSTMGRLITRLLEPTAGTVEFQGKDITHLGVSGMRPMRRDVQMIFQDPYSSLNPRHTVGTIISAPFKLQGVTPEGGVKKEVQRLLSVVGLNPEHYNRYPHEFSGGQRQRIGIARALALNPKLVVADEPVSALDVSIQAQVVNLLDDLQQELGLTYVIIAHDLSVVRHVSDRIAVMYLGKIVELADRDSLYKAPMHPYTKALMSAVPIPDPKRRNVKSERILLKGDVPSPIAPPSGCRFHTRCWKATEICKTTEPPLLELKPGQQVACHHPENFEDQAPQDTVLLSVAKEAAALVADEVLAESAETSAAVAAELETTEETPEPAAETTTEPGEEATTEEAATEEAATEEAATEEAATEEAATAEEASETVAVDESDSSEESGTDSQK; encoded by the coding sequence GTGACCATTCCCGCACAGGCACAGGACGAAGGCGGCGCCACCCTCACCAAGGACGCCGCTCCCGGTGACGTCCTGCTGAAGGTGACCGGACTGCAGAAGCACTTCCCCATCCGGAAGGGCCTGCTGCAGCGTCAGGTCGGTGCCGTGCGCGCCGTCGACGGCCTCGACTTCGAGGTGCGCTCCGGGGAGACCCTGGGCGTCGTGGGCGAGTCCGGCTGCGGCAAGTCCACGATGGGCCGGCTCATCACGCGGCTGCTCGAACCGACCGCGGGCACGGTCGAGTTCCAGGGCAAGGACATCACGCACCTCGGTGTGAGCGGTATGCGTCCGATGCGCCGTGACGTCCAGATGATCTTCCAGGACCCGTACTCGTCACTCAACCCCCGCCACACGGTCGGCACGATCATCAGTGCCCCGTTCAAGCTGCAGGGCGTGACCCCCGAGGGCGGTGTCAAGAAGGAGGTCCAGCGACTGCTGTCGGTCGTCGGCCTCAACCCCGAGCACTACAACCGCTATCCGCACGAGTTCTCCGGCGGCCAGCGCCAGCGCATCGGCATCGCCCGCGCGCTCGCGCTCAACCCGAAGCTGGTCGTGGCGGACGAGCCGGTCTCGGCGCTCGACGTGTCGATCCAGGCGCAGGTCGTCAACCTTCTCGACGACCTGCAGCAGGAGCTCGGCCTCACGTACGTGATCATCGCGCACGACCTGTCGGTGGTCCGGCACGTCTCGGACCGGATCGCGGTGATGTACCTCGGCAAGATCGTGGAGCTCGCCGACCGCGACTCGCTCTACAAGGCGCCGATGCACCCGTACACCAAGGCGCTGATGTCCGCGGTGCCGATCCCGGACCCCAAGCGCCGGAACGTGAAGAGCGAGCGCATCCTGCTCAAGGGCGACGTGCCCTCGCCGATCGCGCCGCCGAGCGGCTGCCGCTTCCACACGCGGTGCTGGAAGGCCACGGAGATCTGCAAGACGACCGAGCCGCCGCTCCTGGAGCTGAAGCCCGGCCAGCAGGTCGCCTGCCACCACCCGGAGAACTTCGAGGACCAGGCGCCGCAGGACACGGTGCTGCTGTCCGTGGCGAAGGAGGCCGCGGCGCTCGTGGCCGACGAGGTGCTGGCGGAGTCGGCGGAGACGTCGGCTGCGGTGGCCGCGGAACTGGAAACCACGGAGGAGACTCCGGAGCCCGCCGCGGAGACGACCACCGAGCCTGGCGAGGAGGCCACCACGGAGGAGGCCGCCACGGAGGAGGCCGCCACGGAGGAGGCCGCCACGGAGGAGGCCGCCACCGAGGAGGCCGCCACCGCCGAGGAGGCCTCCGAAACGGTCGCGGTCGACGAGTCGGACTCGTCGGAGGAGTCGGGAACCGACAGCCAGAAGTGA
- a CDS encoding ABC transporter ATP-binding protein yields MTELSKSGAVAEPVKDSPAPSAFLEVRDLKVHFPTDDGLVKSVDGLSFQLEKGKTLGIVGESGSGKSVTSLGIMGLHTAGQYGKRKAQISGEIWLNGTELLSADPDYVRKLRGREMAMIFQDPLSALHPYYTIGQQIVEAYRIHNNVDKKTAKRRAVEMLDRVGIPQPDKRVDSYPHEFSGGMRQRAMIAMSLVNNPELLIADEPTTALDVTVQAQILDLMRDLQKEFGSAVIIITHDLGVVAELSDDILVMYGGRCIERGPAEKVFYEPRHPYTWGLLGSMPRLDREQTERLIPVKGSPPSLINLPSGCAFNPRCPYADVPKDNVTRTVRPELTEVGGRHWAACHMTQEQRERIWIEEIAPKL; encoded by the coding sequence ATGACCGAACTCAGCAAGAGCGGAGCGGTGGCCGAGCCCGTCAAGGACTCGCCCGCACCCTCCGCCTTCCTCGAAGTACGCGACCTGAAGGTGCACTTCCCGACCGACGACGGCCTGGTCAAGTCCGTCGACGGGCTCAGCTTCCAGCTGGAGAAGGGCAAGACCCTCGGGATCGTGGGCGAGTCCGGCTCCGGCAAGTCGGTGACCTCGCTCGGCATCATGGGCCTGCACACGGCCGGCCAGTACGGCAAGCGCAAGGCGCAGATCTCCGGCGAGATCTGGCTGAACGGCACCGAACTGCTGTCCGCCGACCCGGACTACGTACGCAAACTGCGCGGCCGCGAGATGGCGATGATCTTCCAGGATCCGCTGTCCGCGCTGCACCCGTACTACACGATCGGTCAGCAGATCGTGGAGGCGTACCGCATCCACAACAACGTGGACAAGAAGACGGCGAAGCGCCGCGCGGTCGAGATGCTCGACCGGGTGGGCATCCCGCAGCCGGACAAGCGCGTCGACAGCTACCCGCACGAGTTCTCCGGCGGTATGCGCCAGCGCGCGATGATCGCGATGTCGCTGGTCAACAACCCCGAGCTGCTCATCGCGGACGAGCCGACGACCGCCCTGGACGTGACCGTCCAGGCGCAGATCCTCGACCTGATGCGGGACCTGCAGAAGGAGTTCGGCTCCGCGGTCATCATCATCACCCACGACCTGGGCGTCGTCGCGGAGCTCTCCGACGACATCCTGGTGATGTACGGCGGCCGTTGCATCGAGCGCGGTCCGGCCGAGAAGGTGTTCTACGAGCCCCGGCACCCCTACACCTGGGGGCTGCTCGGCTCGATGCCGCGCCTGGACCGTGAGCAGACCGAACGCCTCATCCCCGTCAAGGGCTCCCCGCCCTCGCTGATCAACCTCCCGTCCGGCTGCGCCTTCAACCCGCGCTGCCCGTACGCGGACGTTCCCAAGGACAACGTGACCCGCACGGTCCGCCCCGAGCTGACCGAGGTCGGCGGACGGCACTGGGCCGCCTGCCACATGACCCAGGAGCAGCGGGAACGCATCTGGATCGAAGAGATTGCGCCGAAGCTGTGA
- a CDS encoding ABC transporter permease, giving the protein MLAYLIRRLFAAAVMLVVIVMVVFGIFFLVPKWAGVDIASSFVGKQADPAAVEAVRQKLGLSDPIYSQVWEFFKGIFAGRTYSGGGDVTHCAAPCFGYSFRSEQAVWPVLTDRFPVTLGLALGAAVLWLVFGVAAGVLSALKRGSIWDRGAMVVALAGVSLPIYFTGLLSLAIFAFGLKWINAQYVPFDQSISGWFGGMILPWITLAFLYAAMYARITRATMLEILGEDYIRTARAKGLKEQVVIGKHAMRSTMTPILTMLGMDLGALIGGAILTESTFNLPGLGRAVLDAIRNQDLPIILGVTLITSLAVLIANLVVDVLYAVIDPRVRLS; this is encoded by the coding sequence GTGCTCGCTTACCTCATCAGGCGGCTGTTCGCCGCCGCAGTGATGCTCGTGGTCATCGTCATGGTGGTCTTCGGCATCTTCTTCCTCGTCCCCAAGTGGGCGGGCGTCGACATCGCCTCGAGCTTCGTGGGCAAGCAGGCCGACCCGGCAGCCGTCGAGGCCGTACGGCAGAAGCTGGGCCTGAGCGACCCGATCTACTCCCAGGTCTGGGAGTTCTTCAAGGGCATCTTCGCCGGCCGCACCTACTCGGGCGGTGGCGACGTCACGCACTGCGCGGCGCCCTGCTTCGGCTATTCCTTCCGCAGCGAGCAGGCCGTCTGGCCGGTGCTCACCGACCGCTTCCCGGTGACCCTGGGGCTCGCGCTCGGTGCCGCCGTGCTGTGGCTGGTCTTCGGTGTCGCGGCCGGTGTGCTCTCCGCGCTCAAGCGGGGCAGCATCTGGGACCGTGGCGCGATGGTCGTCGCCCTGGCGGGCGTCTCCCTCCCCATCTACTTCACCGGTCTGCTCAGCCTGGCGATCTTCGCCTTCGGCCTGAAATGGATCAACGCGCAGTACGTGCCCTTCGACCAGAGCATCAGCGGCTGGTTCGGCGGCATGATCCTGCCCTGGATCACCCTCGCGTTCCTCTACGCGGCGATGTACGCCCGGATCACCCGCGCCACCATGCTGGAGATCCTCGGCGAGGACTACATCCGCACGGCACGCGCCAAGGGCCTCAAGGAGCAGGTCGTCATCGGCAAGCACGCCATGCGCTCCACGATGACCCCCATCCTCACCATGCTGGGCATGGACCTCGGCGCCCTCATCGGCGGCGCCATCCTGACGGAGTCGACGTTCAACCTGCCCGGCCTCGGCCGCGCGGTGCTCGACGCCATCCGGAACCAGGACCTGCCCATCATCCTGGGCGTCACCCTGATCACTTCTCTCGCGGTGCTGATCGCCAACCTCGTGGTGGACGTCCTGTACGCCGTGATCGACCCCCGAGTGAGGCTCTCATGA
- a CDS encoding ABC transporter substrate-binding protein, translated as MTTQRTSGRRKQAFAAAAAVAALLTTAACGGGSDDNNGSKTGAAGFDAANNKVAQASLVKKGGTLRFGGAQDADSWDTTRGYYGFMWDFARYYSRQLVTGKTEPGKAGAELTPDLATGLAKVTDDGKTYTYTLRDGVTWEDGKAITSKDVKYGIERVWAQDVLSGGPTYLKDFLDPKGEYKGPYKDTSKDKLGLKAITTPDDKTIVFHLPKANSDFQEVLGLVSASPVRQDMDTKSKYGLKPFSSGPYKFDSYSPGKSLTLVRNTNWKQSSDPIRKAYPDKITVQFYSDANQLDQRLLNGDLDLDINQTGMSPQGRTTALKEHKANLDNPISGYIRYAAFPQSVKPFDNVECRKAVILGADHVSLQTARGGPIAGGDIGTNMLPPSVPGAEGQKYDPYGISGADKNGNVEKAKAALKACGKPNGFSTTIAVRNNKPVEVATAQSLQASLKKIGINAQIDQFDGSQTTGIIGSPSNVKKKGYGIIIMGWGPDFPTVQGFGLPLWDSKYIAPSGNNNFSLINDKTIDGLFDQYVTTLDEAGKTKISTEINHKVMEGAYYLPFTFEKFINWRSDNLANVYTTDNYSGTYDFVNLGLKNPKK; from the coding sequence ACGGTTCGAAGACCGGCGCCGCCGGCTTCGACGCCGCCAACAACAAGGTCGCCCAGGCCTCCCTGGTCAAGAAGGGCGGCACGCTGCGGTTCGGCGGTGCCCAGGACGCCGACTCGTGGGACACCACGCGTGGCTACTACGGCTTCATGTGGGACTTCGCGCGCTACTACAGCCGCCAGCTGGTCACGGGCAAGACGGAGCCGGGCAAGGCGGGCGCCGAGCTCACCCCGGACCTCGCCACGGGTCTCGCGAAGGTCACGGACGACGGCAAGACCTACACGTACACCCTGCGTGACGGCGTCACGTGGGAGGACGGCAAGGCGATCACGTCCAAGGACGTGAAGTACGGCATCGAGCGCGTGTGGGCGCAGGACGTGCTGTCCGGCGGTCCGACGTACCTCAAGGACTTCCTGGACCCCAAGGGCGAGTACAAGGGTCCCTACAAGGACACGTCCAAGGACAAGCTGGGCCTGAAGGCCATCACCACGCCGGACGACAAGACGATCGTCTTCCACCTCCCCAAGGCCAACTCGGACTTCCAGGAGGTGCTGGGTCTGGTCTCGGCCTCCCCGGTCCGCCAGGACATGGACACCAAGTCCAAGTACGGCCTGAAGCCGTTCTCCTCCGGCCCGTACAAGTTCGACTCGTACAGCCCGGGCAAGAGCCTGACGCTGGTGCGCAACACGAACTGGAAGCAGTCCTCGGACCCGATCCGCAAGGCGTACCCGGACAAGATCACCGTCCAGTTCTACTCGGACGCCAACCAGCTGGACCAGCGCCTGCTCAACGGTGACCTGGACCTGGACATCAACCAGACCGGCATGTCCCCGCAGGGCCGCACCACCGCCCTGAAGGAGCACAAGGCCAACCTGGACAACCCGATCTCGGGTTACATCCGGTACGCGGCCTTCCCGCAGAGCGTGAAGCCGTTCGACAACGTCGAGTGCCGCAAGGCCGTGATCCTCGGCGCGGACCACGTCTCGCTGCAGACCGCGCGCGGTGGCCCGATCGCCGGTGGTGACATCGGCACCAACATGCTCCCGCCGTCCGTCCCGGGCGCCGAGGGCCAGAAGTACGACCCGTACGGCATCTCCGGTGCCGACAAGAACGGCAACGTCGAGAAGGCCAAGGCGGCGCTGAAGGCGTGCGGCAAGCCGAACGGCTTCTCCACCACCATCGCGGTGCGCAACAACAAGCCGGTCGAGGTCGCCACGGCCCAGTCGCTCCAGGCGTCGCTGAAGAAGATCGGCATCAACGCGCAGATCGACCAGTTCGACGGTTCGCAGACCACCGGCATCATCGGCAGCCCTTCGAACGTGAAGAAGAAGGGCTACGGCATCATCATCATGGGCTGGGGTCCGGACTTCCCGACCGTCCAGGGCTTCGGTCTGCCGCTGTGGGACAGCAAGTACATCGCGCCGAGCGGTAACAACAACTTCTCCCTGATCAACGACAAGACCATCGACGGTCTGTTCGACCAGTACGTCACCACGCTGGACGAGGCGGGCAAGACCAAGATCTCGACCGAGATCAACCACAAGGTCATGGAGGGCGCGTACTACCTGCCCTTCACCTTCGAGAAGTTCATCAACTGGCGCAGCGACAACCTCGCGAACGTCTACACGACGGACAACTACAGCGGTACGTACGACTTCGTCAACCTCGGCCTGAAGAACCCGAAGAAGTAA